The following are from one region of the Carassius auratus strain Wakin chromosome 43, ASM336829v1, whole genome shotgun sequence genome:
- the LOC113061450 gene encoding snRNA-activating protein complex subunit 5-like: protein MLSRLQELKKEEETLLKVKIMLQDQLNRLKFEEGTLKSMINAQSEESPNEVSAPEVEVNLDDETEINQTKLILGAQTDYDMEEEEEEEEDDDEDEDADGDLDMVLEDEEDDDDY from the exons ATGCTGAGTCGCCTTCAGGAACTCAAAAAGGAAGAGGAGACTCTTCTGAAAGTTAAAATCATGCTACAAGATCAGCTCAACAGACTTAAG TTTGAGGAAGGGACTCTGAAGTCAATGATAAATGCTCAGTCTGAAGAAAGCCCAAATGAAGTATCTGCCCCTGAG GTGGAAGTCAACCTAGACGATGAGACTGAGATCAACCAGACCAAACTAATATTAGGTGCGCAAACAGACTATGAcatggaagaagaagaggaggaggaagaggatgatgacGAGGACGAGGATGCAGATGGCGACCTCGATATGGTGCTAGAAGATGAGGAAGACGACGATGACTACTGA